A single genomic interval of Epinephelus fuscoguttatus linkage group LG22, E.fuscoguttatus.final_Chr_v1 harbors:
- the ntf3 gene encoding neurotrophin-3 isoform X1, with protein sequence MVTFITILQVNLVMSILLYVMVLVYLYGIQATNMDSSRQGQQQQQQQQQQPSPDPLNSLIIQLLQADLTRGKTRGNQSQQGKSRDTEPQDTLPPLLSANFPLEEEGDAEQWGMGGRSGGSSDSVVDRQVMLLNSDFLRQHKRYNSPRVLLSDRPPLQPPPLYLSDDYVTDGLDGGAAGNKTRKKRHAEHRSYRGEYSVCDSESQWVTDKTQAVDTRGEPVTVLGKIRTSATKDIKQYFYETRCRTPRPFKGGCRGIDDKNWNSQCKTTQTYVRALTQVRNLVSWRWIRIDTSCVCALSRKRHRT encoded by the coding sequence ATCTTACAGGTGAATCTAGTGATGTCCATCCTGTTGTATGTGATGGTCCTCGTGTACCTCTATGGTATCCAGGCAACCAACATGGACAGCAGtcgccagggacaacagcagcagcagcagcagcagcagcagccaagtCCCGACCCCTTAAACTCCCTTATCATCCAGCTGCTTCAGGCTGACCTGACGAGGGGGAAGACCCGGGGGAACCAGAGCCAACAGGGGAAAAGCAGGGACACTgagccccaggacacgctgcctcctctcctcagtGCAAACTTTCCTTTAGAGGAGGAGGGTGATGCAGAGCAGTGGGGGATGGGGGGTCGCAGTGGCGGGAGCAGCGACAGTGTGGTTGACCGGCAGGTGATGCTGCTAAACTCAGACTTTCTAAGGCAGCATAAGCGGTACAACTCACCTCGGGTGTTGCTGAGTGATCGGCCACCACTGCAGCCGCCGCCACTGTACCTCTCAGACGATTACGTGACCGATGGACTGGATGGCGGGGCAGCTGGAAACAAGACAAGAAAGAAGCGTcacgctgaacacaggagctatCGTGGGGAATATTCTGTGTGTGACAGCGAGAGTCAGTGGGTGACGGATAAAACCCAAGCAGTGGACACCAGGGGGGAGCCCGTCACTGTTCTGGGCAAAATTAGAACCAGTGCCACAAAGGACATCAAACAGTACTTTTATGAGACACGCTGTCGGACCCCCAGGCCTTTCAAAGGTGGCTGCAGGGGCATCGATGACAAGAACTGGAACTCGCAGTGCAAGACTACCCAGACTTATGTTCGAGCGCTGACGCAGGTTCGCAATTTAGTGAGCTGGAGGTGGATACGTATAGACACTTCCTGCGTCTGCGCTTTGTCAAGGAAACGTCATAGGacgtaa
- the ntf3 gene encoding neurotrophin-3 isoform X2, whose translation MSILLYVMVLVYLYGIQATNMDSSRQGQQQQQQQQQQPSPDPLNSLIIQLLQADLTRGKTRGNQSQQGKSRDTEPQDTLPPLLSANFPLEEEGDAEQWGMGGRSGGSSDSVVDRQVMLLNSDFLRQHKRYNSPRVLLSDRPPLQPPPLYLSDDYVTDGLDGGAAGNKTRKKRHAEHRSYRGEYSVCDSESQWVTDKTQAVDTRGEPVTVLGKIRTSATKDIKQYFYETRCRTPRPFKGGCRGIDDKNWNSQCKTTQTYVRALTQVRNLVSWRWIRIDTSCVCALSRKRHRT comes from the coding sequence ATGTCCATCCTGTTGTATGTGATGGTCCTCGTGTACCTCTATGGTATCCAGGCAACCAACATGGACAGCAGtcgccagggacaacagcagcagcagcagcagcagcagcagccaagtCCCGACCCCTTAAACTCCCTTATCATCCAGCTGCTTCAGGCTGACCTGACGAGGGGGAAGACCCGGGGGAACCAGAGCCAACAGGGGAAAAGCAGGGACACTgagccccaggacacgctgcctcctctcctcagtGCAAACTTTCCTTTAGAGGAGGAGGGTGATGCAGAGCAGTGGGGGATGGGGGGTCGCAGTGGCGGGAGCAGCGACAGTGTGGTTGACCGGCAGGTGATGCTGCTAAACTCAGACTTTCTAAGGCAGCATAAGCGGTACAACTCACCTCGGGTGTTGCTGAGTGATCGGCCACCACTGCAGCCGCCGCCACTGTACCTCTCAGACGATTACGTGACCGATGGACTGGATGGCGGGGCAGCTGGAAACAAGACAAGAAAGAAGCGTcacgctgaacacaggagctatCGTGGGGAATATTCTGTGTGTGACAGCGAGAGTCAGTGGGTGACGGATAAAACCCAAGCAGTGGACACCAGGGGGGAGCCCGTCACTGTTCTGGGCAAAATTAGAACCAGTGCCACAAAGGACATCAAACAGTACTTTTATGAGACACGCTGTCGGACCCCCAGGCCTTTCAAAGGTGGCTGCAGGGGCATCGATGACAAGAACTGGAACTCGCAGTGCAAGACTACCCAGACTTATGTTCGAGCGCTGACGCAGGTTCGCAATTTAGTGAGCTGGAGGTGGATACGTATAGACACTTCCTGCGTCTGCGCTTTGTCAAGGAAACGTCATAGGacgtaa